In Melopsittacus undulatus isolate bMelUnd1 chromosome 6, bMelUnd1.mat.Z, whole genome shotgun sequence, the following proteins share a genomic window:
- the UROD gene encoding uroporphyrinogen decarboxylase: MEDGERLLPKGFPKLKNDTFLRAARGEETEHTPVWCMRQAGRYLPEFRETRAAQDFFATCRSPKLCCELTLQPLRRFPLDAAIIFSDILVIPQALGMEVVMVPGKGPTFTEPLKEVEDLLKLRQKVDVTAELGYVFQAITLTRHSLEGRVPLIGFSGAPWTLMSYMIEGGGSTTMAKAKSWLYRHPEASHRLLRLLADVVTDYLVGQVAAGAQALQLFESHAGHLGPEQFQDFALPYIRDIAQGVKSKLKEEALPLVPMIIFAKDAHYALRDLAHAGYEVVGLDWTIRPQEARAQIGKDVTLQGNLDPCALYAPKEKIGELVKKMLEGFGTQRYIANLGHGLYPDMSPEHVGAFVEAVHAHSRHINKHS, translated from the exons CCCCAAGGGTTTCCCCAAGCTGAAGAATGACACGTTCCTGCGAGCAGCACGCGGGGAGGAGACGGAGCACACCCCAGTGTGGTGCATGCGGCAGGCTGGGCGCTACCTGCCTG AGTTTCGGGAGACCCGGGCAGCGCAGGATTTCTTTGCCACTTGCCGGAGTCCCAAATTGTGCTGTGAGCTGACGCTGCAG CCACTCAGACGATTTCCCTTGGATGCTGCCATCATCTTCTCCGACATCTTGGTGATACCCCAG GCACTGGGCATGGAGGTTGTCATGGTCCCTGGCAAAGGACCCACGTTCACAGAGCCCCTGAAGGAGGTGGAGGATCTGCTGAAACTGCGACAGAAGGTGGACGTGACTGCAGAGCTGGGTTACGTCTTCCAGGCCATAACGCTGACACGACACAGCCTAGAGGGCAGGGTACCCCTCATTGGCTTCTCTGGGGCACCT TGGACGCTCATGTCCTACATGATTGAAGGTGGTGGCTCCACCACAATGGCCAAGGCCAAGAGCTGGCTCTACCGGCACCCTGAGGCAAGCCACCGACTGCTGAGGCTACTGGCCGATGTCGTCACTGACTACCTGGTGGGgcaggtggctgctggagcGCAG GCACTCCAGCTGTTTGAATCTCATGCGGGCCACCTGGGCCCAGAACAGTTCCAGGACTTTGCCCTGCCTTACATTAGAGACATCGCCCAGGGTGTCAAGAGCAAGCTGAAGGAGGAGGCGCTGCCCTTGGTGCCCATG ATCATCTTTGCAAAGGATGCACACTATGCGCTGCGTGACCTGGCTCATGCTGGTTATGAGGTGGTCGGTCTCGACTGGACCATCCGGCCCCAGGAAGCTCG cgCACAGATAGGGAAAGATGTCACCCTGCAAGGAAACCTAGATCCCTGTGCTCTCTATGCACCCAAG GAGAAGATTGGTGAGCTGGTGAAGAAGATGCTGGAGGGCTTTGGGACCCAACGCTACATTGCCAACCTGGGCCATGGCCTCTACCCTGACATGAGCCCTGAGCATGTGGGTGCCTTTGTGGAGGCTGTGCATGCTCATTCCCGCCACATCAACAAGCACAGCTGA